Below is a genomic region from Maniola hyperantus unplaced genomic scaffold, iAphHyp1.2, whole genome shotgun sequence.
aaacagGAAGTAAtgaaatttgaatttcaatAACCATTTCCAAGAAATCAATTAGCTCACAGGGCGTTTTTTTTGCAGAAGTTCTCAATAACaacaatttacattttatttacatttttgttcaCATCTGTGTAGGTACAAAATGTTTCTTGCTTTGTTGAAAGTGTCATTCATTACTCATCAACaagtgtggactacacaaatttcaaccccctattccatccccttaggggttgtattttcaaaagtcctttcttagcggatgcctatgtcataatagctatctgcacgccaaatttctgtctgatccgtccagtagtgtcagctgtgcgttgatagatcagtcagccagtcagtcaccttttcctttatatatttagaagacttatCTTGTGTTGTCTACATAGAACATTGATTtgcttttttgtttaaataggATAATTAAAAACCCCTTGTCACAAAGTCTTCGATAGGTAGTCAAAGGTTCATTACCTCGTTAAGTAACCTTTCCCTTGAACATCGAGTCAAAGAGGCTCCATTGTTTattgataaaactagcttatgctcgcgacttcatccgcgtggactacacaaattttaaacccctatttcacccccttagggttgatttttcaaaaatcctttcttagcagatgcctacgccataatagctatctgcatgcaaaatttcagcctgatccgtccagtagtttgagctgtgctttgatagatcagtcagtcagtcagtcaccttttccttttatatatttagattactattTTTTCAGTAAGTACTTCTTAGACACATAACTCCGAGCGGTAGGTAGGCATTTTCACTTACCTTGAGATGAACAGGCAGGCCGTCACTGGTTTGAGGCTCCAAATCCTCGGAAAGTCTCCCTACAATATAATGAGCCATCGGCTTGGAGATCCGCCAAAGCGATTGAAACTCTCTATCGCCTAAATCAAATGGATCACACACATCCCTAATTCGTCTGCGCTGGATTTTGCGCGCCTCTCGCTCTTCGTATAACGATATcaagtaattataaaaattaaccgCCATCGCAATTCCGTTAATCTATTGAAGACAAGTGATCTCGTCCACAAGAAACGACACCGACAATTATCGCTATTTTAAATGTCAAAAGTCGAGAAAATTAGGTTGGCATGTTAGCGCTCGTAGACAAAAATACCACAGATAAGTAAAAATTCACTTTATCTCTACTTGAGACGTCACGAGGCGAATGACGTTTGCAACCATGTTAGCTTCGGTAGACATGGAGAGATAAGACGacaaaatgcgtagacaaaattttctcgtagGCCTCATGTTAGCCCTGCTGAGCAGAGCCTAGAAACCCTTTTCCCGTGTTCCTACCTTCCCACTCCAATCCAAATAACCTTCCTTTTTATAACTCCTTACAAACCACCCTAAAATCCCGCACACTACACAATCACTTATACACAGAGACGCACACAAACACTACACAATTAACACATCAACCCAAAAAATGGCGGATCACAACAACAGTATTGGTCTCCTGGTGGGTAGCGGTGTAACGCCCAAATCCCACCCTGGCACCCAGGCGTCGTCTACGGAAGGCGCCCAGGGCCCAGGCTGCCCCATCGTATCAGGAGGGGGCAAAGACCCGCACATTATCGGTATGACGATGAAATCAACGACCTCTGCTACTAACATGGACCTGTCCTCCCTAGCCGCAGCGATCCCTGCGCCTGCTAGCGCAAGCGCATGGACGCTCGTAGCTCCcaaacagaaaaagaaaaagaagggaaaaaggacagacagacggacaatacCACAAACGGACACCCAGGCTGACGCACAGATGGACAGACCGACCGTAGACCGGAAAGGCGGGAAGCGTAAAGAACCCGACTGCCCAACCGCGGATGCCGGCGACTCGGCCGGGGGAAGTGCGAGAGGAAACGAAGGACGGCCTTCACTAAGTGGAGTACGGCCTCTCGTGGACACTCGCGCAATCCCCGGCTGTTCCGCCGACGGACATGCGAGCGGGCAGGAATCGGTCTCTGACCGCAACCCACGTGCCTCGGGTGAGTCGAGCACCTCCACCGGAAGGGCTGGGCAAACCGTGGTCATGGACAGGGGGAACGACGGCGGTCGCACTGACCTCGAAGGGAACCCAATCCGGACGCGGGGCGCAACGGGCCCCGACGGTTCCAACACCGCTCGACCCCCaacgacaacaacaacaacaacaaccaaaCCGAACAGTGACAACATACAAAAATCCCCCAACCCACCTAAAATGCGGGCTCGCCCCCGCTTAAGGAAGCGGAACAGGGGAACGACACAACAAAATGACGACGAACAGAACAACCCTGGACCGTCGACAAGTCAACCCAATAAAAGAAATAGACTTGACGACTCAATCTCACCCAGGGGGGAATATAAACGAGCACGAACGGACCACAGACCAAACCGAGATGCGAAGGACCACTACGCGAAAGCCGTCCAATCGCACTTGAGTGTGGCTGTGACAACTACCCCTAGGACTGACTTAACCCAAGCTGAGGCGAACACCATACAGGGTTTGATACAGAAGGCGATTTTCGCGGCCTGCATCGAACCCTTGGCACCAGGCCAAACCCGATACGCTCCGGCGTTTGAAGGTAAAGCCTTCCTCAGCGAGGGTGTTCTGAAAATGTGGTGCCACGACAACCAAGCGCTAAGCTGGCTCAAGAACGTGGTGCCAAATTTAACATCACCCAAGAGCGGAACAAGACTCACTGTGATACAACAGACCGAGATACCAATCAGGGTAAAGTCGGGGCTATATGTCCCAGACTACGACGGGGAGATAGGGCAACTTCATCAGGTCTTATCTCACCAAAACCCGTGGTATAAGGTGTCACAGTGGGTATTGTTCAGCTACTCGCGAACAACTAGCAGCCCTCCTGGTGTGTTCCTCATACTAGGAATTCCCAACGAGGAGCTGCCGACGATTCTGGAGCGCGGCAGGAAGGTCGCCTACTCCACGGGCACTATTTACATCAGGTTCTTCACGGACGAAGGACTAAGTGATGTACCGCCCGGACATAACTTAGAGCCTGAGAACCGAGAGGAGCCTGAGGTGGGTGGTGACATGGATGTGGATGAACCAACCAGTCAGCTCCGCGCAACAACACCTGAGCCCTCCGTAAGCACAGTCCTCGACAAAATCGAGGAAATGCTAGCGGACCCCCGGACTAACCTTACACAACCCCGGGAGAGAAGGGAGACACAAAACGCTGCAGAAAAAACTGCCCCTGCCGAACAAACCCCGGCACAGAGGGCGACGGAAAAATAAAGATCGTTCAAACCAACCTCCAGCACAAACACCTTGCCACGGCCACGTTACGAAGGCAGCTGGAGGTTGAAGACGAGACCATCGCCCTGATCCAGGAGCCGTGGGTCAGGGGAAAAACCATATGCGGTTTCGGAAGCTGTCATGGTAAGATCTTTTCACACAGCAGTGATGAACCACCAAGAACATGCATCTACATTCCACGCTGTATTACAGCGTTATTACTAACACAATACTGTTCCAGAGATCTGACagcagttaaaataaataacggaATACAACAAGGCATAGGGCGACCACCAAGACCGGTGGTCCTAGCATCAATATACATGCCTATTGAGGACGGAATACCAACAAAAGAACTGGTGGAACTTGTAATACACTGTGAGGATAACGACATCGATTTAATTATCAATATGTCGATAGCAACGCGCATCACAACCTATGGGGATGCAAAGTCAACAACAAACGTGGTGAGCAATTTGTGAACTATATACTAACCACTAACCTAACAATTATTAACATAGGCACCGAACCGACCTTCGTGACGAGTAGGTACCAAACCATAATTGATATAACCTTAGCGTCAACAAGAGCCGCAGATCAGGTAAAAAACTGGCGAGTCAGTGACGAGCCTTCACTATCTGACCACAGGCGGATATGCTACGAGCTAGATCTCATGATAACTCCACACGTACCAAGGAGAAACCCAAGAAAAACCGACAGATTAAAATACAAAAGCCTGCTGACACATCAGATAGGCGTAAATAAACCAAAAGACATCGATGATATCGCCAACATCGAAGAAAACGTAAATAAACTAACGAAATATATTAAGACAAGCTATGAACAAGCTTGTCccctaaagaaaaacaacataaagCAACCATCGAAAACAACTGGTGGGGTCCTGATCTGGAAAGAATGAGGAAAAAACTCAGACATCTTTTCAACAGAGCTAAAAACACCAAGCAAGAACAAGATTGGGACAACTATAAGGAAGCCCAATACCTATACAATAAACGCGTCAGGGAAAAGGAAAAAGCTTCCTGGCATAAGTTCTGCACAAGCATAGAATCAAACGATACTGCTGCTCGCATACGCAAGATTCTAGCAAATGACAACACCCGCACACTCGGCTCACTGAGGAAAGCGGACGGAACATACACCAAGGACGACAAAGAGATAAGCGAAACGCTCATCGAAACACACTTCCCTGGCTGTAGAATAGTAGACTCAACAGACTGGGGAAGCACCCTTGGTCACCATCCAATAGAAGAGGATTGGGACTTTGCCAACAACATAGTCACGCGAGATAGAATCAGCTGGGCTATTGACACCTTCCACCCTTTCAAAACAGGAGGGACCGACACCATTTTCCCAGCACTTTTACAATGGGGAAAACTTCAACTGACACCATGGctggaaataatatacaaggcctgcatagcatacaaatacataccaATGGCCTGGAGAGAAGTGAAAGTGGTCTTCCTACCAAAACCTGGAAGGAGTGACTACACATTGCCGAAGTCCTTCAGACCAATCAGCCTTACATCTTTTCTACTAAAAACGCTCGAAAGACTTGTTGACAGGTCCCTCAGGGACAGAACCTTAAAACATCTACCTTTACACTCACATCAACACGCTTACAGCACGGGCAAATCAACAGAAACCGCACTTCATTCTGTTGTTACCAAAATCGAACATGACCtcgaaaacaaattatcgacacTAGGCGTGTTCATAGACATTGAAGGAGCCTTTGATAAAACAACTTTCGGTAGTATAGACAAAGCTTTGGAAAGATACAAGGCGTCAACAACCATACGCAGCTGGATAAGAGCTTTACTAGAACAGAGAATCATACAACTAGACATCAACGGAGTCACAAAAGGCATAGTAGCGAGAGGCTGTCCTCAAGGAGGTGTCCTGTCACCAATACTATGGAACCTTGTAGTTGACGACCTGATAAccaaactaaacaaaagtggGTTCTATACCATTGGTTATGCAGATGATCTCACCATCCTAATCAGTGGCAAGCTAGAAAACACGTTATACGAAGTCATGCAACGAGCTTTGCGCTTAATAGAAAGATGGTGCAATGAAAACGAACTTACAGTAAATCCGAAGAAAACAGAGATGATACTGTTTACcaacaaaaggaaaattgaaCTAACCAAACCACCAACTTTGTTTAACACAAGCCTTGAACTGTCCGCAGAGGTAAAATATCTCGGTGTGACACTGGACAGCAAACTCAGCTGGAAAAGGCATACAGAagataaaaccaaaaaatcactagcaatactaaaccaatgcaaacgcatgctagggaaaaaatggggactaaaaccaaagataatgaaatggttatacctatcggtagtaagatgttcactaacatatgctgcacttgtatggtggccaagaactctccttactaccgcccagcaagaactacagaaatttcaacgaCAAGCATGCCTCGCCATTACCGGCTGCATGAGTACCACACCAACAGCAGCGTTAGAAGTCATATTGGGCATTCCGCCCCTACACATACACATCaaagaagaagcaacactcgcagccctgagactgaaaacctcagggcattggaaagaacaaaacacaatgcacactaaaattctagggcaaaacataaacaaagaaccacgtttgcagtggaaatgcgacagaaccgaaaaacaacacatactagacaaaaactacaagataaactcagagaagaacttagatccgaagccagcacaagacacaatagaagtgtacaccgacggatccaaaacGAAAACGGGCACAGGAGCTGGAGCTTACTGCCAAGAACTAAACATGAGaataagtcacgcactcggtaaggacaactctgtcttccaagcagagtgtgtgggcattatgaccgcggctatagccgtggccaatcgacaggtaacaaactttaaaattaacattaactcagatagccaagctgctcttaaagccttggctagattctcgacgacctcacaactcatacaagactgccacaagactctggaaacactcgccatgtcaaacgacatcaccctaaggtgggtcaaaggacatgatggagaccagggaaacgaggcggccgacgcactagcacgaaaggctacgacattgaaggtgatcgggccagaacctattgttcccatacccttcagtgagtataaaacctggttgcatgaactaacactaaaagagcattcccaactatgggcaaacacaacagactgcaggcaagccaaagaggctttccccaacatagacaaacggcaaactaacaaactactccgcctggacagaggtaaacttaggaaggtggtgggactcataacagggcatagcccactaaacaaacaccttttcgttataggtgttaccgacagtcctttgtgcagggcttgcatggaggtcgacgaaacaccgacgcacgtggtcctagagtgcacgggcgtagcagaacaacgcgaacgccatttgggttccccgacctcattccatgaagccctcggcaacctgggcggtctactcggcttctggagtgagcttggatggctggagtgaagacttcagcggggaggggcaatgcacgcacaacagacggaaacgtttaagtgcggaaaccagcccagagcgaagaaagaaagaaagaacaaTCTAGTAACTAAATCCTGTATCGATCACATATTTGCCCGATTCCCTACACTAGAACCGCACTCCGCAGCCATTGATTTAGTACTGGCGGATCACCGAGCTATTATATTTGCCTGCGTAAACGACGCTGCATCGATACGTATACAGGAGGTGTCTAAATCGTGTATtgacaataatattttacaaagtaaattaaataaaattgattggaCACAAACTAAGTATATGAACTCACCTAATCAAATTTATGACTTTATAAAAAACTCCTATAAAGAAGCATTTGGCTGACCCTGCAAAGACGATAAAGACGCACAAATTTTATAAGGCAGCTAAAACTAACTGAAAATTTTGAAGTAAAATGAGAGTTAATCATGAGCACAAAGATTGAATCTGAATTTCCATCATCAACACCAAACGATGAGTCAGATGGTGAGGAAGAATTTGATGCTCTAGATACCAATGATCAAGCCGAAGAGGATGATCAACAGCAAGGAGAGCACCAGGATGTTAGAGAGCCTGTAAAAACAGATGTTGCTGATTTATTAGCACGGCTGCAATCTACCGGAGCATTACTCAAAAATCCGAAACAGGAACATCACTGTTTCGATTGTGATATTGATTTTGCCGATTGGAAGGAGCTAGAACAACATCTTAATAGCCGCGTATCCTTGCCCTCAGTGGTATAAGACAAGCTGCCTTCCGACGACGAAGACTTGCCTCCTTCGGGAGATGAAAATTGGTCTGATGAAGAAGAAGCACCAGCGCAGGCTAAGCCTGCTGAGGCAAAAACGCCCCAAAAGATAGATATATcgcaaattctaaaaaagactggcctttctttaaaaaaaccaactACGGAACCGCAAAATTCAGCGTTAGACAAGCTAAGTGGATTAGGTTTTACAATAAAGAAAAATTCGACTCCAATTAAAAAAGAGAAACCAGAAAAACGTGACAGTGGCGCCCattctattataattataatgttgTGATGCTCATTGTGGGATAATTTAGTACCTAATCACAATTTTAACCCACAGGTTTGAGATCGCACAGCTCTAAAATACGCTAACCGTAATTAAGCGTGTGGATACGggtatattttgaaattttatgtaaaaatttcAGGATATattggtatattttattgtattttgtgcaattttcttttttgtgtgttttttagGGATTTGTAACATAGTTACCATCTTTTATAGTGTTCTCTTATTCACTTTAACTCTCGTTACTTTTACACACATTCACAATGGCTTATCCAATAAAATACTTGTCTCTCCAAAAGAATGAACTCGAATATGAAGTCGCAGTTAGAGGAAGTGTTCCCGGCGACTCAGTACAAGAACTCAGAAAACAAAtagtcaaatttttttttagaacccTTAGATGACCTAAAACAGACTAACGAGACGATGACTAAAGCCGCCGCGAATATATCCACGTTAAAGTCAAAATTCGAGCAAAATCTGTACCTGCGTAGGTACCGAAACACTATTAAATCATTTGTATTATCGTATCAGTAGAATTAATCCCACCTCTAGTAAGTACCTCGGAAATATTCAAAACCACTTTCAGTAACTACAAAACCCTACAAAAGGAATGAATTAGTTTAGGACGGAAAACAAACATTACAACCCCGACACCGGAAAAAAGCGAGTCCACAATTACAACCGCGCCGTGCGAGAAGAGTATAATTTCCGACCTGACTAAAATACGCTAAATATTCGGGTAAGACTTGTGTCCGAGCATTTATTCAAAGGGCCGAGGAATTCATGATAACCAGAGGCTTAAGTAACGATAAATTGTTAACGTACGCATACGAAATATTTACCGACGACGCGTTACACTGGTTTAGTGGCGTAAGAGACAGCATAAACAGCTGGAACGAACTAACAGACTTATTGAAAAACGTATTCAGTACTCCGGACTATGACTACAGATTACTAGAGGAGATACGTTCGCGCACACAGGGCTGTAGGGaaaacataaatatttacatatcCATAATGCAAGGCATGTTCTCTAGATTAACCAAACCTATTAGCGAGGAGGCCAAACTAGAAGTTATACTACACAATATTCGTCCGGAATATGCAAGTACATTAGCTTCCGCGACCACAATCACATCTATGGAACAACTACAGACACTCTGTCACaactttgaaataattaattcaagAGTAATGTGTACTTTTCCAGTAACACAACACCACGAACCTCCTAAGCTAACAATAGCACCAGAATTCGCGTATATCTTACAATCACAATTataatacttacaaaaataaataataaaattttagctttagctcaacaggtaaaggagtagactgaaaaccgaaaggtttgacggttcaaacttcaaaccccgcccgttgcactaataattgtcgtacctactcctggcacaagcttgatgcttagtgggaaaggaaaggggaatattagtcatttaacatggctaatattctttttttaaataaaaaaaaacaaattgagatagcgagcaaatgagcaggcgggtcacctgatgttaagtgattaccgccgcccatgaacataaTGATGTATTATCAAGTAATAATACGTCCAGTGGGGTTGgggttgagtagttacgagcgggcataagaacggacatacatacagggTCAAAACATAACCCTCTTTTTGGGCTTAGCTGCAATCGGGTACAAAATAATGCTGTTGTTGAagccaatatacctacttaagtttttaaatatttgaaagtATAACAATTTCAGTGATGCGCCATTCGACGCCTCTGCACGAGAAGACAGCTGAGGCGTCCACTTCGGGCACGAAGGCGGACGCAAACTCGGCTGCAGCGGGAACATCCCGCCCGTCCAGAGGATGTGAGTCAACGTGCATGTTAACCTTGTATAGTAATAGTGTCCGACCGAAGTTCCAATTCTGGTCGAAGCCGAAGCCGCTTAATCGGCTATCGCCACTATGTTTAGCCGAAGCCGAAGGTAAGAACTTCAGTTTAAAATTGACTTcaagtgaataaaataatagtttctTTTTAGTTTGACTTTTGTCTTGTTGAACTTGTCATAAATAAATCAGAATACGTCCAGTGGAGAGGCGGGGGTCAGTGTCCCCACGCGTCAGTTTTGTTCTTTTAATTCCTGCGCTTAACCTTCGGCTTTGGTCTAAACCTGAGCCCAGTTTggccattttatttttttataatttcatgtACTCGcgccattaaaatttaaaacaaatctAATGATgtattatcaaaattggttagcCGTTAATGAGTTACGAGCAGgcataggaacggacatacatacaggtcaaaaacATAACCCTCTTTTTGGGCTTCGCTGCAATCGGGTACAAAATAATGCTGTTGTTGAagccaatatacctacttaagtatttaaatatctgAAAAGTATAACAATTTCAGTGATGCGCCGACCGACGCCTCTGGACGAGAAGACAGCTGAGGCGTCCACTTCGGGCACGAAGGTAGGTTGTCCCAGCGAGATAGCTGCGTACCTTACTTCCAAAAACTTCGTTTATTAACAGTACCTTCATTATATATTATCTATGAAACCATTTTGATTGTTGctaacattaaaaatatgttCACAGAACTTGATAACAAAAgacaaaaacataaattaaaattcccATCACATAAAACCGCTCTcatcaataatagttttaacgTTATGGcagtcaaaattgtaaacaaactacctttggaaataagagaatttgtaaatataaataaaatagaaagccttaaaaagaagttattcgaatatttaattaaaaatatattttatagtgttgacgaatatctaagatgacattttttcctttatcGTGTATTGATGGTtaccttttgacatattttgtattaaatactatcttgtttttattcttttgtgactaagtatttaatttggctaattttatcgaaactatgtacacgttgttaggtatatcataacgtcatattgcatgctaataggcagaatttggctgtacctttttgtttttgtaacatctccactgtttacccagattacACGACTCCGTCATGGCCGAGTTCCGCGCCCGCGACAGCGCCCTGCAGGTACCACACACACCCTGCACACACCACTCAATACATGctttattttttatcgtttttatgatagtgtttttacctacacttcaaggaaattaccaaataattttaaatacatatcaaatattgggtgaccgatcaattcacaaaaaacaaataacaaagcTTCATTCCACAAACAAAttctggcaaaattatgaatcatttTATCATCGTTATCAAATTTTTGGTTCTACAAATACTGTCACATTTACTGTCCCGCCGAGTATCTAAGAGATAtcctgtgacgttgtaaattttgaactactaattagcgtttcgcttttaattaaaatctattttgttcaaagtatgttggtgccacctagcatcaaggtgcagaactacgcgtgggtcgatgttcagagttcattcgagccacaatagatggcgtttgcttcgttgtcaattgtcgtaaaaataaaacaaaataattaaataaaccataatatcatttgtttattgttaagtcattaacaaaacggttcttataatatatccttaggttccgcaaatattcaaaaatgaattggctttatgatcaaactaaatgagagcgaccacactcgggttgcgtcaggcaacaccgattggtgagatttagaattttcctggagtcaacatgtgaagacgaatttttttcgttccaggaaaatctcacttcttttcgcccatggcttcgcctggaaaaatacaatagtcataaattttagtcatcctaacgtattttcaatgtttcatcagttatggtgagtgaaaaatcaagtaat
It encodes:
- the LOC138404625 gene encoding uncharacterized protein; translated protein: MQRALRLIERWCNENELTVNPKKTEMILFTNKRKIELTKPPTLFNTSLELSAEVKYLGVTLDSKLSWKRHTEDKTKKSLAILNQCKRMLGKKWGLKPKIMKWLYLSVVRCSLTYAALVWWPRTLLTTAQQELQKFQRQACLAITGCMSTTPTAALEVILGIPPLHIHIKEEATLAALRLKTSGHWKEQNTMHTKILGQNINKEPRLQWKCDRTEKQHILDKNYKINSEKNLDPKPAQDTIEVYTDGSKTKTGTGAGAYCQELNMRISHALGKDNSVFQAECVGIMTAAIAVANRQVTNFKININSDSQAALKALARFSTTSQLIQDCHKTLETLAMSNDITLRWVKGHDGDQGNEAADALARKATTLKVIGPEPIVPIPFSEYKTWLHELTLKEHSQLWANTTDCRQAKEAFPNIDKRQTNKLLRLDRGKLRKVVGLITGHSPLNKHLFVIGVTDSPLCRACMEVDETPTHVVLECTGVAEQRERHLGSPTSFHEALGNLGGLLGFWSELGWLE